From Dehalococcoidia bacterium, a single genomic window includes:
- the miaB gene encoding tRNA (N6-isopentenyl adenosine(37)-C2)-methylthiotransferase MiaB, translated as MSTPLQWRTPASGAEAPASPGLGHLRTFAIWTIGCQMNKADSERLASALLQLGLEEAPDLRQADVIVLNSCVVRQSAEDKVVGTLGLVKPLKERFPHRIIALMGCMVGPKTDALRQRFPYVDVFARPQEYKPILDLVSQRLGIAWEGCLTSFVPPRPTVSAYIPVIHGCDRMCTFCIIPYRRGREVSRPLEEVVREVHLLAQRGVREVVLLGQIVDRYGHDLPGKPDLADLLEAVHAVPGIARIRFLTSHPADMTDRIIQAVARLEKVCKHINIPVQAGDDEVLARMHRGYTRDDYLRLIERIRSAVPAVALSTDVIVGFCGETEAQFQRTLDLLAQVQFDKVHIAPYSERPGTIASRKMADDVPPEEKRRRVQEVERLQERIAASLNARYLGKTVEVLVDGQERGKWRGRTDTDKLVFFADGQRDYLGKLVDVRITKTSPWALQGEPVGAGR; from the coding sequence ATGAGTACCCCCCTACAGTGGCGCACCCCTGCCTCTGGCGCAGAGGCCCCGGCCTCCCCTGGCCTGGGGCATCTGCGCACCTTCGCCATCTGGACCATCGGATGCCAGATGAACAAGGCGGATTCGGAGCGCCTGGCCAGCGCCCTGCTCCAACTGGGCTTGGAGGAGGCCCCCGACCTGCGCCAGGCCGATGTCATCGTCCTCAACTCCTGTGTGGTGCGGCAGAGCGCCGAGGACAAGGTGGTGGGCACCCTGGGCCTGGTCAAGCCCCTCAAGGAGCGCTTCCCCCACCGTATCATCGCCCTCATGGGGTGTATGGTCGGCCCGAAAACCGACGCCCTCCGCCAAAGGTTCCCCTACGTGGATGTGTTTGCACGCCCCCAAGAGTATAAGCCCATCCTAGATCTGGTGAGCCAACGCCTGGGAATCGCCTGGGAGGGATGCCTCACCTCCTTCGTTCCCCCGCGCCCGACTGTCAGCGCCTACATCCCGGTGATCCACGGGTGCGACCGCATGTGCACCTTTTGCATCATCCCCTATCGGCGGGGGCGGGAGGTGAGCCGTCCCCTGGAGGAGGTGGTGCGGGAGGTGCACCTGCTGGCCCAGCGGGGCGTGCGGGAGGTGGTGCTCCTGGGGCAAATCGTGGACCGCTACGGCCACGACCTCCCCGGCAAGCCCGACCTGGCCGACCTTCTGGAAGCGGTGCACGCCGTCCCTGGGATCGCGCGCATCCGCTTCCTCACCTCCCACCCCGCCGACATGACCGACCGCATCATTCAGGCCGTTGCCCGCTTGGAGAAGGTGTGCAAGCACATCAACATCCCCGTCCAGGCGGGCGACGATGAGGTTCTCGCCCGCATGCATCGGGGCTACACCCGAGACGACTACCTGCGCCTCATTGAGCGCATCCGCTCCGCCGTTCCCGCTGTGGCCCTCTCTACGGATGTGATCGTGGGCTTCTGCGGGGAGACGGAGGCCCAGTTCCAGCGGACTTTGGACCTGCTGGCCCAGGTGCAGTTTGATAAGGTGCACATTGCCCCCTATTCGGAGCGCCCGGGCACCATCGCCAGCCGCAAGATGGCCGACGATGTGCCCCCCGAGGAGAAGCGCCGCCGCGTCCAAGAGGTGGAGCGCCTGCAGGAGCGCATCGCCGCCTCCCTCAACGCCCGCTACTTGGGCAAGACGGTAGAGGTGCTGGTGGACGGCCAGGAGCGGGGCAAGTGGCGCGGGCGCACCGATACCGATAAACTGGTGTTCTTCGCCGACGGGCAACGGGATTACCTGGGCAAACTGGTGGATGTGCGCATTACCAAGACCAGCCCCTGGGCCTTGCAGGGAGAGCCTGTGGGCGCTGGACGGTAA
- a CDS encoding NUDIX hydrolase, translating to MTPPPPVYCQQCGAPLRGKVVDGRERMVCSACGVVCWQDPKLVAVALVECDGALLFVRRKTEPGAGLWALPGGYVDRGERVEEAARREVREETGLEIEVGPLLGLYSEEGNPVVLAVYLARVVRGSLSPGPEVEALGFFPPYALPMLAFPRDERVVQDWARHTGRGWQG from the coding sequence ATGACACCCCCACCGCCTGTCTACTGCCAGCAGTGTGGAGCCCCCCTGCGGGGAAAGGTCGTGGATGGGCGGGAGCGCATGGTTTGCTCCGCCTGTGGGGTCGTCTGCTGGCAAGACCCCAAACTGGTGGCGGTGGCCCTGGTCGAGTGCGACGGGGCGTTGCTGTTCGTCCGCAGGAAGACGGAGCCAGGGGCGGGGCTGTGGGCTTTGCCCGGCGGGTATGTAGACCGAGGGGAGCGGGTGGAGGAGGCGGCCCGCCGCGAGGTGCGGGAGGAGACCGGCCTGGAGATTGAGGTGGGCCCTCTGTTGGGGCTCTACTCGGAGGAGGGCAACCCCGTCGTGCTGGCCGTGTACTTGGCCCGCGTGGTGCGGGGGAGCCTGTCCCCCGGCCCCGAGGTGGAAGCGCTGGGATTCTTCCCGCCCTACGCTTTGCCGATGCTGGCCTTCCCCCGGGACGAGCGGGTGGTGCAGGACTGGGCGCGGCACACAGGTAGGGGTTGGCAAGGGTAG
- a CDS encoding NUDIX pyrophosphatase: MCSQTSPRPVVTAFLVHGGKVLLLRRSALVRTCPSRWAGVSGSIPPGVDPLAQAYQEVQEETGLLPEGLTLCAQGTPLTVQHEQGGAWRVHPFAFRIADPTPIRLNWEHTEMRWVDPEAIRTLPTVPGLWEAWERVQGCLQDPSNRGGEHAFRTHHRGDMMSKGENLSHTPP; the protein is encoded by the coding sequence ATGTGCTCCCAGACCAGCCCACGCCCCGTGGTTACCGCCTTCCTGGTTCACGGGGGAAAAGTGCTCCTGCTCCGCCGCAGCGCCCTGGTGCGCACCTGCCCCAGCAGGTGGGCGGGGGTGAGTGGTTCCATCCCGCCAGGGGTTGACCCCCTCGCCCAGGCCTACCAGGAGGTGCAGGAGGAGACCGGCCTCCTCCCAGAGGGGTTGACCCTATGCGCCCAGGGCACACCCCTCACAGTGCAGCATGAACAGGGAGGGGCGTGGCGGGTGCACCCCTTCGCCTTCCGCATCGCCGACCCCACACCCATCCGCCTGAACTGGGAGCATACGGAGATGCGCTGGGTGGACCCCGAGGCGATACGCACCCTGCCCACGGTGCCCGGCCTGTGGGAGGCGTGGGAACGGGTGCAAGGATGCCTTCAGGACCCCTCAAACCGTGGAGGGGAACACGCTTTCCGAACGCATCACAGGGGTGATATGATGAGCAAGGGGGAAAACCTCTCCCACACGCCACCGTAG
- a CDS encoding alpha/beta fold hydrolase, whose translation MAAISLPAEAHHQVTLLGRKVHLVAQGAGRPLLALHGLGASWITWQPLFPLLTPRCRLIAPDLPGHGDSETFHPYRLDYATPWVEDLLNALDIPRIALMGNSLGGLIALRFALDHPQQVSHLILVDPAGLGREVAWALRLATLPGMGAFLEKPSRQGTVRLLRRLIFADPRHITPALVDELTRVRARPGARETVLEALRYGINLWGVKRHVLLAHRLREVACPLLVVWGGRDVIFPVRQALRVREIAPHAQVVIFPQSGHWPHYEEPHTFARLLLDFLGKE comes from the coding sequence ATGGCTGCGATATCTCTCCCGGCTGAGGCCCACCACCAGGTTACCCTCCTGGGACGCAAGGTGCACCTGGTCGCCCAGGGGGCGGGGCGTCCCCTCCTCGCCCTGCACGGGCTCGGGGCATCCTGGATCACGTGGCAACCCCTTTTCCCTTTGCTCACCCCTCGCTGCCGCCTCATCGCCCCCGACCTGCCTGGCCACGGCGACTCGGAGACCTTCCATCCCTATCGCCTGGATTACGCCACCCCCTGGGTGGAAGACCTTTTGAACGCTCTGGATATCCCCCGTATCGCCCTGATGGGCAACTCCTTGGGTGGCCTCATCGCCCTGCGCTTCGCCCTCGACCACCCCCAGCAGGTCTCCCATCTGATCTTGGTGGACCCCGCCGGATTGGGTCGGGAGGTGGCCTGGGCGTTACGCCTCGCAACTCTGCCCGGCATGGGCGCATTTCTGGAAAAGCCCTCCCGTCAGGGAACGGTGCGCCTTCTGCGTCGCCTCATCTTCGCCGACCCACGCCACATCACCCCCGCCCTGGTGGACGAACTCACTCGCGTCCGCGCCCGCCCCGGGGCCCGGGAGACGGTGCTGGAAGCCCTCCGCTATGGTATCAATCTTTGGGGTGTGAAACGGCACGTGCTCCTCGCCCATCGCCTGCGGGAGGTGGCCTGCCCCCTTCTGGTGGTCTGGGGCGGGAGGGATGTTATCTTCCCCGTACGCCAGGCCCTCCGCGTGCGGGAGATAGCCCCCCATGCTCAGGTAGTCATTTTCCCCCAAAGCGGGCACTGGCCCCACTACGAGGAACCCCACACCTTCGCGCGCCTCCTTCTGGACTTCCTGGGCAAGGAGTAG
- a CDS encoding aldolase/citrate lyase family protein translates to MSPLRSLVLVPAHQTAQVDSVLTWGADGVVLDLDTLVHPQRREEARRQVARRLHNPPAATALWVRLPAEASAEDWQALQGKGLEGVILGCVEEVSQVATGADRLQVLEREHGLPPHAVSLFLSLDTGKGLWHLPDLVRASARVRGVVLGLGDCAYDLTDAEEPVPFYRLPFPRYAAPLFVYSRTVYLACALGIQGFVCLGTSMAPTAPDKGLLEAGARRAAALGFTGALTLHPEGVMACHTAFPPR, encoded by the coding sequence GTGTCTCCCCTGCGCTCTTTGGTCCTGGTACCCGCCCACCAGACGGCACAGGTGGACTCCGTCCTCACCTGGGGAGCCGATGGTGTCGTGTTGGACTTGGATACCCTCGTCCATCCTCAACGCCGAGAAGAGGCGCGACGCCAGGTGGCCCGGCGTCTCCACAACCCCCCCGCAGCAACCGCTCTGTGGGTGCGCCTGCCCGCCGAGGCGTCGGCCGAGGATTGGCAGGCGCTACAGGGCAAGGGATTGGAAGGGGTCATCCTTGGGTGTGTAGAGGAGGTCTCCCAGGTAGCCACTGGTGCTGACCGCCTGCAGGTGCTGGAGAGGGAACATGGCCTGCCCCCGCACGCCGTCAGCCTTTTCCTTTCTCTGGACACGGGCAAGGGCTTGTGGCATCTGCCTGACCTGGTGCGCGCCAGTGCACGGGTGCGGGGGGTGGTGCTGGGCCTGGGCGACTGCGCTTATGACCTGACCGATGCGGAGGAGCCTGTGCCCTTCTACCGATTGCCTTTCCCCCGCTACGCTGCGCCCCTGTTCGTCTACAGCCGAACGGTTTACCTGGCCTGCGCTTTGGGCATACAAGGCTTTGTCTGTCTGGGCACTAGCATGGCCCCCACTGCCCCCGACAAGGGGCTTCTCGAGGCAGGGGCGCGGCGCGCAGCTGCCCTGGGCTTTACGGGGGCCCTGACCCTCCACCCCGAAGGGGTTATGGCATGCCACACCGCCTTTCCACCCCGCTAA
- a CDS encoding aldolase/citrate lyase family protein: MAQNLPRVRRSVLIMPVNVPRFIERAWTRNADAITLDLEDAVAPTQKAHARTLVKDAIPTVAAGGAEVGVRINHGTPREDCQASVWPGLAYIAFPKAESAQEVHSLDAILTALEQERGLPPGFIEIQAMIETAQGVWNAYAIASASPRIRQFGGVSPGDLTADLGIHLEAEVDVLAFARGWTDLVARAVGKEVTSGVWSPGPPFGYADREALRKREEVKRRAGFRTGGGIHPAQVEAANAGLTPTPQEVAQAQRILHAFATAWAQGEAYAVVDGRLVDRRVAEALREYLAFAQACARKDAHKRQMQEAMRQKEKA; encoded by the coding sequence ATGGCCCAGAACCTCCCCCGCGTTCGACGCTCAGTCCTCATCATGCCGGTGAATGTGCCCCGCTTCATAGAGCGCGCCTGGACACGCAACGCCGACGCTATCACTTTAGACCTGGAGGACGCCGTCGCCCCCACGCAAAAGGCCCATGCGCGCACCTTAGTGAAGGATGCCATCCCCACCGTGGCCGCCGGCGGGGCCGAGGTGGGGGTGCGCATCAACCACGGCACGCCCCGCGAGGATTGCCAGGCCTCGGTGTGGCCCGGCCTCGCCTATATCGCCTTCCCCAAAGCCGAGTCCGCCCAGGAGGTGCACAGCCTGGACGCCATCCTCACCGCCCTGGAGCAGGAGCGGGGCCTCCCCCCTGGCTTTATAGAAATCCAGGCCATGATTGAAACGGCGCAAGGGGTCTGGAACGCTTACGCCATCGCCAGCGCCAGCCCCCGCATCCGCCAGTTTGGGGGCGTCTCCCCCGGGGATCTCACCGCCGACCTAGGCATTCACTTGGAGGCAGAGGTGGATGTGCTGGCCTTCGCCCGGGGGTGGACCGACCTGGTGGCCCGTGCGGTGGGGAAGGAGGTTACTAGCGGGGTGTGGTCGCCCGGCCCCCCTTTCGGCTACGCCGACCGGGAGGCCCTCCGGAAACGGGAGGAGGTTAAGCGCCGCGCCGGCTTCCGCACCGGTGGGGGCATTCACCCTGCCCAGGTAGAGGCGGCCAACGCCGGCCTCACCCCCACACCCCAGGAGGTCGCCCAGGCCCAGCGCATCCTGCACGCCTTTGCGACGGCCTGGGCACAGGGCGAGGCCTATGCTGTCGTGGATGGACGTCTGGTGGACAGGCGCGTCGCCGAGGCGCTACGCGAGTATCTCGCCTTCGCCCAGGCCTGTGCCCGCAAAGATGCGCACAAACGCCAGATGCAAGAGGCCATGCGCCAGAAGGAGAAGGCATGA
- a CDS encoding CoA transferase, whose amino-acid sequence MTDGLVSDLRVLDMSQGIAGPLAGKLLADQGAEVVKIEPPEGDYARRRGPFPHDIPHPEKSLTFAYYNTGKKGITLNIRTPTGATLLKELVRQADILIEDLRPGELASLGLGYEALAQVNPRLILVSVTPFGQYGPYKDFAAEDITLQAISGFLYLSGDADKPPVQVALEQAQIMGGRCAAIATMLAVMERWASGRGQHVDVSIAEAVASQPPMHIVQYAYVGVVTTRGPRTPNPTDGDYLPCKDGYICLTTGGGNPWEKFAQLFQAPELLDPRFATREGRARHGAEIQRLLVERLRERGKYEVFHTAMQDRFVLGVVQTPEEVLACPHLKEREAWQEVSHPFWGTLRYPRNGFRLNGRPAGDIRPAPLLGQHNAEVFCEWVGLPRDILPRLRAEGII is encoded by the coding sequence ATGACCGACGGTCTTGTCAGCGATCTGCGGGTATTAGACATGTCCCAGGGCATTGCTGGCCCTCTGGCGGGCAAACTCTTGGCTGACCAGGGAGCGGAGGTGGTCAAGATAGAGCCCCCCGAAGGCGACTACGCCCGCCGGCGAGGCCCCTTCCCGCATGATATCCCCCACCCCGAAAAGAGCCTCACCTTCGCCTACTACAACACCGGCAAGAAGGGCATTACTCTGAACATCCGCACTCCCACAGGGGCCACCCTGCTGAAGGAGTTGGTGCGTCAAGCCGACATCCTCATAGAAGACCTGCGCCCGGGGGAGTTGGCGTCTTTAGGTCTTGGCTATGAGGCGTTGGCCCAGGTGAACCCCCGTCTGATTCTGGTGTCGGTTACCCCCTTTGGACAGTATGGCCCCTATAAGGACTTCGCTGCTGAGGACATCACCCTTCAGGCCATCAGCGGGTTCCTCTACCTCAGCGGGGATGCCGACAAGCCCCCTGTGCAGGTGGCCCTGGAGCAGGCCCAGATTATGGGCGGGCGGTGCGCCGCCATCGCCACCATGCTGGCGGTGATGGAGCGCTGGGCCTCGGGGCGAGGCCAGCATGTGGATGTCTCCATCGCTGAAGCGGTGGCTAGCCAGCCCCCCATGCACATCGTCCAGTACGCCTACGTGGGGGTGGTAACCACCCGCGGTCCCCGCACCCCTAATCCCACCGACGGCGACTACCTGCCCTGCAAGGATGGCTACATCTGTCTGACTACGGGCGGGGGCAACCCCTGGGAGAAATTCGCCCAGTTGTTCCAGGCTCCGGAGCTTTTGGACCCCCGCTTCGCCACGCGGGAGGGGCGCGCCCGCCACGGGGCCGAAATCCAGCGTCTTCTGGTGGAGCGCCTGCGGGAGCGGGGCAAGTATGAGGTGTTCCACACGGCGATGCAAGACCGTTTCGTCTTGGGGGTGGTGCAGACGCCTGAGGAGGTGCTGGCCTGCCCCCATCTCAAGGAGCGGGAGGCGTGGCAGGAGGTGAGCCACCCCTTTTGGGGCACCCTGCGCTACCCCCGTAACGGCTTTCGCCTCAATGGACGGCCCGCGGGGGATATCCGCCCCGCCCCCCTGCTGGGCCAACACAACGCCGAGGTGTTCTGCGAGTGGGTGGGACTGCCTCGAGACATCCTCCCCCGCCTGCGGGCGGAGGGCATCATCTAA
- a CDS encoding CoA transferase yields the protein MIGQGQTTAPLQGVRIVSVEDYLQLPWCTVLLADMGAEVIRVESLARGETRTMGPYPDNRIGQRFWDQGGIHHLWNRNKMSLTLDLTTPQGVEAFKALVAISDVVAENNRAGVIERFGLDYEALRRVRPDLIMLRTTGYGQTGAWRRYGAFARTVDAVTGLSHLTGYAGGPPVRANPSYMDITAAWNNALVILMALHYRRRTGRGVFIDMSMYETGITCIGVALLECQASGTYPPRIGNGHRWMVPHGCYPCAGEDEWVTLAVRTEEEWRRLCQVMGRPDLLTDPRFATYPARWQNREALDALIAAWTRTLDKRTVMHRLQEQGIPAAAVFHAKDLLTDPHFRQRGFFERYTHPPEVEGVGTRVYTGRPYQFSRSKGSIRFIARLGEHNHPILGDLLGLDAARITQMEREGIIGTVPVDAERLRPKPAPPEEQVRIGGVAFRDPQYRTVLGLDQG from the coding sequence ATGATCGGTCAGGGCCAGACCACTGCCCCGTTGCAAGGGGTTCGCATCGTAAGCGTGGAGGACTACCTGCAACTCCCCTGGTGCACCGTCCTTCTGGCCGATATGGGGGCGGAGGTGATACGGGTGGAGTCCCTGGCGCGGGGCGAGACGCGCACGATGGGGCCCTATCCCGATAACCGCATCGGCCAGCGCTTTTGGGACCAGGGGGGCATCCATCATCTGTGGAACCGTAACAAGATGAGCCTCACCCTAGACCTCACCACACCCCAGGGGGTAGAGGCCTTCAAGGCTCTGGTGGCCATCAGCGATGTGGTGGCCGAGAACAACCGCGCTGGCGTGATAGAGCGCTTTGGTTTGGACTACGAGGCCCTGCGCCGCGTGCGCCCCGACCTGATTATGCTCCGCACCACCGGCTACGGGCAGACGGGGGCCTGGCGGCGGTATGGGGCCTTCGCCCGCACAGTGGACGCTGTTACGGGTCTTTCCCACCTGACGGGATATGCCGGAGGCCCCCCAGTGCGGGCCAATCCCTCCTATATGGACATCACCGCCGCCTGGAACAACGCCCTGGTCATCCTTATGGCTCTGCACTACCGCCGCCGCACTGGGCGAGGGGTGTTTATAGACATGTCTATGTATGAGACCGGGATTACCTGCATCGGGGTGGCCTTGCTGGAATGCCAAGCCTCTGGCACCTACCCGCCCCGCATAGGCAACGGGCACCGCTGGATGGTGCCCCACGGCTGTTACCCCTGCGCCGGGGAGGACGAGTGGGTTACCCTGGCCGTCCGCACCGAGGAGGAATGGCGCCGCCTCTGCCAGGTGATGGGTCGCCCCGACCTGCTCACCGACCCCCGTTTCGCCACATACCCTGCCCGCTGGCAGAACCGGGAGGCGTTGGATGCCCTCATCGCCGCGTGGACGCGCACCTTGGATAAGCGCACGGTGATGCATCGCTTGCAGGAGCAAGGCATCCCCGCCGCCGCCGTGTTCCACGCCAAAGACCTGCTGACTGACCCCCACTTCCGTCAGCGGGGCTTTTTCGAGCGCTACACCCACCCTCCCGAGGTGGAGGGGGTAGGCACCCGTGTCTACACGGGGCGTCCCTATCAGTTCTCCCGCTCTAAGGGCTCCATCCGTTTCATCGCCCGTCTGGGGGAGCACAATCACCCCATTTTGGGCGACCTGCTGGGTCTGGATGCCGCGCGCATTACGCAGATGGAGCGGGAGGGGATTATCGGCACCGTGCCGGTGGATGCAGAGCGCCTGCGCCCCAAGCCCGCGCCCCCCGAAGAGCAGGTGCGCATTGGAGGAGTTGCCTTCCGCGACCCCCAGTACCGCACCGTTTTGGGATTAGACCAGGGATAA
- a CDS encoding dimethylsulfonioproprionate lyase family protein: MMAKPKVVVRPEEFRGGAPMEARPGVRDLKLIYPELGVPTKTLIMGIVEIAPGAHSPLHKHNCEEVYYVLQGRGVLESGGERYDIAQGYAVYNPPDVPHRVFNTGDIPIRLVVVAGIMFVGLLPEWPTPSPYVILEK, from the coding sequence ATGATGGCCAAACCCAAGGTCGTGGTGCGTCCCGAGGAGTTCCGTGGGGGAGCCCCCATGGAGGCCCGCCCTGGGGTGCGGGATCTCAAACTCATCTACCCCGAACTGGGGGTGCCCACCAAGACCCTCATTATGGGCATTGTGGAGATTGCCCCCGGTGCCCACTCCCCTCTGCACAAGCATAACTGCGAAGAGGTCTACTATGTGCTCCAGGGACGGGGGGTGCTGGAGAGCGGGGGGGAGCGCTATGACATCGCCCAGGGGTATGCTGTCTACAACCCGCCCGATGTGCCCCATCGGGTGTTCAATACCGGCGATATCCCCATACGGCTGGTGGTGGTGGCGGGCATCATGTTTGTGGGGCTTCTCCCCGAGTGGCCCACTCCAAGTCCCTATGTCATCCTAGAGAAGTGA
- a CDS encoding ABC transporter permease: protein MAGAPVQAQGESVLALQRRWKWAGALVRFARRKPLGAAGACVLLLFTLMALAPGLFGAGNPNRQDATRILQPPSATHWFGTDTFGRDLYSRVVYGARISMYVGIVSTVLVTMLGLVLGLVSAYYGGWVDNIIQRLMDIVFTLPPLVLALAIVAMLGPSLNNVLVAITIPRIPGTVRLVRSVALAVNQAHYMEAARAVGASPLRQMFRHMAPNCLAPLIVYATAGLGTAILTEASLSFLGMGVPPPAPSWGRMLSLEALRYFELMPWLAIFPGIAISAAVFGANLFGDALRDLLDPKLRGRM, encoded by the coding sequence ATGGCGGGAGCGCCGGTTCAGGCACAGGGGGAGAGCGTCCTGGCATTGCAACGGCGGTGGAAGTGGGCAGGGGCGCTGGTGCGCTTCGCCCGGCGCAAGCCATTGGGCGCTGCGGGGGCGTGCGTGTTACTCCTGTTCACCCTGATGGCCCTGGCTCCCGGCCTCTTCGGGGCGGGCAACCCCAACCGCCAGGATGCCACCCGCATTCTCCAGCCCCCCTCGGCAACCCACTGGTTCGGCACAGACACCTTCGGGCGGGATCTGTATAGCCGGGTGGTGTATGGGGCACGCATCTCCATGTATGTAGGGATAGTATCCACAGTGCTGGTAACGATGCTGGGCCTGGTGCTGGGGCTCGTGAGCGCGTACTATGGGGGGTGGGTGGACAACATCATCCAACGTTTGATGGACATTGTATTCACTTTGCCGCCGTTGGTGCTGGCCCTGGCCATCGTGGCCATGCTGGGGCCCTCTCTGAACAATGTGCTGGTCGCCATCACCATCCCCCGCATCCCGGGGACGGTGCGCCTGGTGCGGTCTGTAGCCCTGGCGGTCAACCAGGCCCACTATATGGAGGCGGCGCGGGCAGTGGGAGCCAGCCCCCTCCGCCAGATGTTTCGGCATATGGCGCCCAACTGTCTGGCCCCGCTCATTGTCTACGCCACCGCAGGGCTGGGCACAGCCATCCTCACTGAAGCGTCTTTGAGTTTCCTGGGGATGGGGGTGCCTCCGCCAGCCCCCTCGTGGGGACGCATGCTCTCCCTGGAGGCCCTGCGCTACTTTGAACTGATGCCCTGGCTGGCCATCTTCCCCGGCATCGCCATCAGCGCCGCCGTGTTCGGAGCTAACCTGTTCGGCGATGCTCTGCGCGACCTGCTGGACCCCAAACTGCGGGGGCGCATGTGA
- a CDS encoding ABC transporter permease translates to MHIYILQRLLLAVPTFLGAVVLVFVLMRLLPGDVVAVLVPGGESAASQEHIARLREQLGLTRPLPVQFWDWFSRALRFDFGHSLWTGQPIRTEFALRYPVTISLLVVSLAVSVAIALPAGILMALKQDTWVDYLLRIFTIAGLSIPNFFLAILAIVGLVLLFHWTPPLEYRPLWEDPWLNFQRLMLPALITGYRLSAVGARLTRSSMLEVLREDYIRTARAKGLRERVVVSRHALKNALIPVVTLIGLEVITLFGGIVIVETVFTIPGMGRFLVDAIFHRDYPSVQALVFVFALFVLVVNLVVDLVYAWLDPRIRYR, encoded by the coding sequence GTGCACATCTACATCCTCCAGCGCCTTCTGCTCGCCGTTCCCACCTTCCTCGGGGCGGTGGTGCTGGTGTTTGTGCTGATGCGCCTGTTGCCCGGGGATGTGGTGGCCGTGTTGGTGCCCGGGGGCGAAAGCGCCGCCTCCCAAGAACACATCGCCCGCCTGCGGGAGCAGCTGGGCTTGACCCGTCCCCTTCCCGTGCAGTTTTGGGACTGGTTCAGCCGGGCGCTACGCTTTGACTTCGGCCACTCCCTCTGGACGGGCCAACCCATCAGGACGGAGTTCGCTTTGCGCTACCCGGTTACTATTAGCCTGCTGGTAGTGAGCCTGGCGGTGTCCGTCGCCATTGCATTGCCCGCAGGCATCCTGATGGCCCTCAAGCAGGACACCTGGGTGGATTACCTTTTGCGGATCTTCACCATTGCGGGGCTGTCAATCCCCAACTTTTTCCTGGCCATTTTGGCGATTGTGGGGCTGGTGCTCCTGTTCCACTGGACACCCCCGTTAGAGTATCGCCCCCTCTGGGAAGACCCGTGGCTGAACTTCCAGCGTCTGATGCTTCCCGCCCTGATCACGGGATATCGGCTGTCGGCAGTGGGGGCGCGCTTGACCCGCTCCAGTATGCTGGAGGTCCTGCGGGAGGACTACATTCGCACGGCGCGCGCCAAGGGCCTGCGGGAGCGGGTGGTGGTCTCCCGCCACGCCCTCAAAAACGCCCTTATCCCCGTGGTTACCCTCATCGGTTTAGAGGTCATCACCCTGTTCGGGGGCATTGTCATCGTGGAGACGGTGTTCACCATCCCGGGGATGGGGCGTTTTCTGGTGGACGCCATCTTCCATCGGGATTACCCCTCGGTGCAGGCGCTGGTGTTCGTGTTTGCCCTGTTTGTGCTGGTGGTGAACCTTGTGGTGGACCTGGTGTATGCGTGGCTGGACCCGCGCATCCGCTATCGCTAG